From the genome of Pseudoxanthomonas sp.:
CTGCGTGCCACCCGCGACCTGGTCACCATGCGCGACCCGACGGCCCGATAGGTCGTGCCCCGGCCGCCTGCCGGCCATGACCTTCGACACCGGTCCCGATACGGAGCCCGCGTTAAAGTCAGCCGGTTGTCCCGCGGACCTCTCCGCCGGACGCGGTATGTCGGCACATCCAACGGAGTCCACGTGAGCACGCCCAAGACCAAGATCCTGCTGCTGTCCCTGTCCATCGCCACCGCGCTGGCGGCCTGCAAGAAGCCCGAAGACACGGCTGCCGCGCCCGCTGCCGACACCGCCGCGCCCAAGGCGCTGACCGTGGACCAGTCCAAGCTGCCGCCCTTCAGTGCCTTCCAGCCCAGTGACCTGGACAAGACCGCCAACGTCTGTACCGATCTCAACGCCTATGCCAACGACAGCTGGCTCAAGGCCAATCCGGTGCCGGGCGACCGCACCAGCTGGGGCACCTTCGAGGTCCTCAGCGAACGCTCCGAAGCCATCCAGCACCAGCTGGCAGAACAGTCCGCGGCCGACACCGCCGCCACCGGCGTGGAAAAGATCGTCGGCGACTTCTGGGCCACCGGCATGGATGAAGCCAAGATCGACCAGCAGGGCATCGCCCCGATCAAGGACGAGCTGGCCGCCATCGATGGCCTGACCGACCAGGCCAAGATCACCGACTATCTGCGCACCAGCGCGGCCAAGGGCCAGAACGAACTGTTCGGCTTCGGCGCCAGCCCGGACTTCAAGAATTCCGAGATCAACATCGCCTACGCGATGCAGGGTGGCCTGGGCCTGCCCGATCCGGAGTACTACACCAGCGCCGACAACAAGGCCAAGCTGGACGCCTATCAGGCGCACATCGCCAAGACCCTGGAACTGGCCGGCATCAGCGCCGATGCCGCCGCCACCCAGGCCAAGCAGGTCATCGATTTCGAAACCCGCCTGGCCAAGGTCTCCAAGACCAGCACCGAGCTGTCGCGCCACGTCGAGCTGTCCTACAACCCGGTCAGCCTGGCCGATGCCGACAAGCTGACGCCCAACTGGTCCTGGACCGAGTTCTTCAAGTCGCAGGGCGTGGCCGCGCCGCAGATGTTCTCGCTGGCCATCCCGGCTTTCCACGAAGAAATCTCCAAGATGCTGGCCGACACCGCGCCGGATGCATGGCAGGCCTACCTGCGCTTCCACGCCATCGACAGTGCCAGCCCGTTCCTGAGCCAGCCGTTCGTGGATGAGAACTTCGCGTTCTGGAACAAGACCCTGCGCGGCCAGAAGGAGATCCGTCCGCGCTGGAAGCGCGTGCTGGGCACCCTCAACCGCCAGGCCGGCGAGACCCTGGGCCAGCTGTACGTCAAGACCGCGTTCCCGCCCGAGTCCAAGGCACAGATGGAAACCCTGGTGGGCAACCTGCGCACCGCGCTCAAGGCCCGCATCGAAAAGCTGGACTGGATGAGCGCCGAGACCAAGCAGAAGGCGATCGCCAAGTGGGAGACCTTCACTCCCAAGATCGGCTATCCGGACAAGTGGCGTGACTGGGCGGGCCTGTCCACCAGCCGCGACAGCTACCTGGGCAACGTGCTGGCCGCGCAGGAATTCAACTACAAGTTCGACCTGTCCAAGATCGGCAAGCCGGTGGACAAGACCGAATGGGGCATGACCCCGCAGACCATCAACGCCTACTACAACCCGCAGCAGAACGAGATCGTGTTCCCGGCCGCGATCCTGCAGCCGCCGTTCTTCGATCCCAAGGCGGATGCGGCGCTGAACTACGGCGGCATCGGCGCGGTGATCGGCCATGAGATGACCCACGGCTACGACGACCAGGGCGCGCAGTTCGGCCCGAAGGGCAACTTCGAGAACTGGTGGACCGACGCCGACAAGCACGGCTTCGAATCGCGCACCGGCAAGCTGGTCGCGCAGTTCGACGGTTACACCACTGCCGATGGCGGCAAGGTCAAGGGCGACCTGACCCTGGGCGAGAACATCGCCGACCTGGGCGGCCTGAACACCGCACTGGACGCGCTGCACGTGGCCAACGGCGACACGCCGGACCCGAAGACCGACGGCCTGACCCAGGACCAGCGCTTCTTCCTCAACTGGGCCACCGTGTGGCGTCGCAACTTCACCCCGGAAGAAATGGCCGTGCGCCTGAAGACCGATCCGCACGCTCCGGCCAACTTCCGCGCCATCGGCGCCCCGTCCAACATGCCCGCCTTCGCCCAGGCGTTCCAGTGCAAGCCTGGAGACGCAATGGTGCGTGAAGGCGAGAAACAGGTCGTGATCTGGTAACAGCCCCCAAGGCTATCCTCCGCAGCGGCATGGCCTGACAGGCACGCCGCTGTTTTTTATTGCAGCCCTTCGTGCCCAACCGTGGCACTTCCTACAGCGGCCAAGCTGGCCGGAGTCCAAAATCCGTGAACGCACCGAAACTCATCACCCTGTCCCTGGCTGTCAGCCTGGCGCTGTCGGCCTGCAGCAAGCCTGCCGAAGACGCCAAGCCAGCAGACGCGACCGCAGCGGCACAGACCGCTACCGCGCCGTCCTTCGACGTGTCCGAGCTGGACAAGGACATCAACGCCTGCGGCGACTTCAACAGCTTCGTCAACGCCAAGTGGGTCAAGGCCAACCCGATCCCCGATGACCGCACCAGCTGGGGCGCCTTCAACAAGCTGGCCGAGGACAGCCTCAACACCCAGCACGACATCGCCGAAGCCGCAGCCAAGAACACCAAGGCAGCCACCGATTCGGTCGAACGCAAGATCGGCCTGCTGTACGCCGCGGGCATGGATGAGGCGGCCATCGACAAGGCCGGCTACACCCCGATCCAGCCGACCCTGGACGCCATTCGGCGCGCTCAAGACCAACCAGGACGTGTCCAAATATATCGTCCAGCGCTACGCCGAAGGCGACAGCCAGGTGTTCGAGTTCGGCGCTGGCGCCGACTTCCAGCACGCCGAAACCCAGATCGCCTACGCCAACGAAGGCGGCCTGGGCCTGCCGACCAAGGACTACTACACCGATCCCAAGTACGCCGACATCCGCGATGGCTACCTGGCCTACATCGCCAAGTCGTTCGAGCTGACCGGCACCCCGGAAGCCGAGGCCAAGGCGCAGGCCCAGCAGGTGTTCGACCTGGAAAAATCACTGGCCGCCGCTTCGCTGTCGCCGGTGGAAGGACGCGACCCGAAGAACCAGTATCACTTCGTCACCGTAACTGAAGCCAGCAAGGTCACCCCGCATTTTTCGTGGGAGACCTTCTTCAATGCCCAGGGCGTGAGCATCGACCACGGCTTCTCGCTGTCGCAGCCGAAGTTCTTCGCGGCCTTCGACAAGCTGCTGGCCGATGCACCGACCGCGCAGTGGCAGGCCTACCTGCGCTTCCACGCCATCGACGGCGCGGCCAATGCCCTGAGCAAGCCGTTCGTGGACAACAGCTTCGAGTTCTGGGGCAAGACCCTGTCCGGCCAGCCGCAGCAGAAGCCGCGCTGGAAGCGCGTGCTTGGCGCGGTGAACTCCTCGATGGGCGAAGGCCTTGGCCAGCTGTACGTGGCCAAGGTGTTCACGCCCGAGGCCAAGGCCCGCGCCACCGAACTGGTGGACAACGTGCGCAACGCACTGAAGGCCCGCATCGAGAACCTGGACTGGATGAGCCCGGAAACCAAGACCAAGGCCATCGCCAAGTGGGACACCTTCCTGCCCAAGATCGGCTACCCGGACACCTGGCGTGACTGGTCGGGGCTGGAGATGAAGCAGGGCGATTACTACGCCAACCTGCAGGCCGCGGCCAAGTTCAACTACCAGTACGACATCGCCAAGATCGGCAAGCCGACCGACCGCAAGGAATGGGGCATGACCCCGCAGACGGTCAACGCCTACTACAACCCGACCGACAACACGATCAACTTCCCGGCCGCGATCCTGCAGCCACCGTTCTTCGATGCCAAGGCCGACGACGCGCTCAACTACGGCGGCATCGGCGCGGTGATCGGCCACGAGGCCAGCCATGGCTTCGACGACGAAGGCAGCCAGTTCGATGGGGCCGGCAACAACAAGGACTGGTGGAGCACGGACGACAAGGCCAAGTTCAAGGCCCGTACCCAGAAACTGGTGGACCAGTTCAACGCCTACACCCCGATCAAGGACAAGCCGGACCTGCACGTCAACGGCGAGCTGACCCTGGGCGAGAACATCGCCGACCTGGGCGGCGTCAACGTGGCCTACGACGCGCTGCAGGCTGCGCTGAAGCAGCATCCGGACGAAGCCGACAAGCAGATCGACGGCTACACGCCGGACCAGCGCTTCTTCCTCAACTGGGCGCGGGTGTGGCGCGGCGACATCCGCGAGAAACAGGCCATCGTCTACCTCAACGCCGATCCGCACGCCCCGATGTCGCTGCGCGCCGTGGCCGCGCCGTCCAACATGCCGCAGTTCGCGACCGCGTTCTCGTGCAAGGCCGGTGATGCGATGGTCCGCCCGGACGACAAGCGCGTGGTCATCTGGTAACTGCCGGCAACGCGGTTTCAATGCTGTCTCGAAGGCCCGGCTTGTCCGGGCCTTCGCTTTTTCATCACCATGACGGTCATGTATTGGCTAGGCTGGCCGGACATCTCAGCGAAGGACCGCACCATGGCTGTTGAAGACCTCGCCGAGGGCGTATTCCGTTTTTTCGGCAGGATGCTCGTCGAGGTGGTGGTCGAAATCGCGATCAAGGGCACCGGCTATGTCGTGCTGGGCAGTTTGCGCCCGCGCGCGGAACCTTCCGAGACGGCGGCCACGGTCACCGGCCTGTGCCTCTGGGTGCTGCTGATCGGCATCGGCATCGGGCTCTGGCACGCATCGACCCGGTGACCGCCTGATCGGCCGCTGCACGCGTGTGAAGATGAACACCGGTGCACACCGCCACATTGCTAGAATCCGCGCCTTCGACCGCCGGAACTCACCTCAGATGACGCAGCTGCGCCACGCCCGTACACCTACCCTGCTTGCCCTGGCGCTGCTTGTCGCGCTGGGCAGCGGCGATGCCCTTGCCGCCACCAAGAAGAAGAAAGCGCCGGCCAAGAAGGCCCCGGCGGTCAGCGCCGAATGCACCAACTTCTACAACGCCGCCAACGCCGACTGGCTCAAGGCCAACCCGCTGCCGGCCGGCGTGGGCGCGATCTCCGCCCTGGGCGCGATGCGCGACTACAACCTGCAGCAGCAGAAGGTGCTGCTGGACGGCGCCATGCAGTCGCCGCAGGGCAACGTGCAGAAGCTGCTGGGCGACTTCTGGGCCAGCGGCCTGGATGAAGCCGCGGTGGAAGCCGACGGCGCCAGGCCGATCGCGCCGCTGCTGGGCCGCATCGACGGCATCAAGAAGGCCAAAGACATTCCCGCAGCCATCGCTGCCCTGCACCAGGTCGGCATCCCGGTGGCGTTCAACTTCAGCCCGGACGTGGACCTGCAGGCCCTGGACCGCCACATCGGCTACTTCATGCAGGGCGGCCTGGGCCTGCCCGACCCGGCCTATTACACCCGCACCGATGCCGAGACCCGCGAACTGCTGGGCCGCTATCGCGCCTATGTGAAGCAGATCCTGGCCCTGACCGGTACGCCGGCCAATCAGCTCGACGCGCAGTCGGCGCTGGTGATCGACCTGGAAACCCGCCTGGCGTCCGCCTCGCGTCCGTTGGAGCAGCTGGCCAACCCGTTCAGCAACTACAAGCCGCTGGCAATCAAGGACCTGAAAAAGCAGTACCGCAACCTGCAGCTGGATGAGTTCCTCACCGCGCAGGGCGTGAAGGACGACACCGTCTCGCTGGCCGACCCGGCGCTGTTCGCGCAGGTCGACAGCCTGGTCAAGAGCCTCTCGCCGGACGAGTGGAAGGCCTACCTGCGCTGGCGCGTGGGCGATGCCATGGCGCCTTACCTGGCCAAGTCCTGGCGCGAGGCCTCATACAACTTCCGTGGCCGCGTGCTGGAAGGCAAGCAGGACCCGGACCCGCGCTGGGTCGAGGTGCTTGCCGCCATCAATACCGCCGCCGGCCCGATGCTCGGCCGCGAGTACACCGCCCGCTACCTGTCCAAGGACACCCGCGACCAGGCCGAAACCATCGCCACCGGCGTGCGCGATGCGCTGGGCCGTGCGCTGGAGCGCAACGCCTGGATGAGCAACGACGCCAAGGCCGAAGCCAAGGCCAAGCTGGCCAAGCTGGACATCGAGATCGGCGCGCCCAAGCGCGACCTGGACTACACGGTGCAGCCGATGGGCCGCGGCAGCTTCGGCGGCAACATGCTGATCGCCAGCACCTGGCGCCATCGCGAGGAAATGAAGCGCATCGGCAAGGGCAATGCCGAGCGTCGCTGGAACGTGCTGCCGCAGCAGCCGGCACTGGCCTACGACCTGGCCCAGAACCGCCTGATCGTCACCGCCGCGGTGCTGCAGCCGCCGGTGTTCGACGCCAAGCGCGACCTGTCGGCGCTGTACGGCTCGTTCGGCGCGCTGGTCGGCCACGAGCTGACCCGCGGCTTCGACGCCAAGGGCCGCATGATCGATGCCGCCGGCCAGCTGCACGACTGGTGGACCCCCGCCGATGCCAGCGCCTGGAACGCGCTGGGCGCGCGCGTGACCAGCCAATACAACGGCTACACCTATCCCGGCCTGACCGCGACCAACGTCAACGGCGCCTTGACCCGCGATGAAAATCTGGCTGACCTGTCTGGCGTCGAGCTGGCGTGGGATGCCTATATCAATGCCCAGGTCGCCCCGAACACCGGCGCCAAGCAGACCTTCTTCCGCAGCTGGTCGCAACTGTGGGCCCAGCAGGTCGCCCCGCAGGAAGCCACCGTGCGCCAGGCCACCGATTCGCATGCCCCGGGCCCGATCCGCAGCAACGCACCGTTGCAGGAGCAGCCGGCGTTCGGCAGCAGCTTCGAGTGCAAGGCCGGCAGCCCGATGGTCCGTCCGGAAGCCGACCAGATCGGCATCTGGCGCTGAGTCGACCCCAGCGCTGAGGTGGAAACGAAGAACGCGGCCTTGAGGGCCGCGTTCTTCGTTTGGGAGTCTGCAGGTGTTTCCGTGGTCTTTCGCGTTACTTCACCACACGGAAGGTCGCCGTACTGCGCTTGGAACCATTGCCGCCGCGTCCACCACGCCCGTTGTTGCCGCGCTTGAACGGCGGCTGCCCACGCCAGTAGCGGATCAGCAGCCAGCCGAACAGCATGCCGCCCAGGTGGACGAAGTGCGCCACGCCCGGCTGCCGGCCGGTGTAGGCGAAGAACAGCTCGGCCACGCCGTAGATGATCACCAGCGTGCGCGCCTTGATCTCCATCGGGATGGGAAACACGATCATGCGCTGGTTCGGGAACAGCATCCCGTAGCCCAGCAGCAGCGCGAACACCGCGCCCGACGCGCCCAGCACCGGATTCGGGAACTGCCCCTGCGACAGCAGGAAGGTGCCGACGATCACCTGCAGCACGTTCGCACCGACCAGGCTCACCAGGTAATAGGTCGCGAAGCGGCGCGAACCCCAGACCGCTTCCAGCGGCGAGCCAAACATCCACAGCGCCAGCATGTTGAAGAAGATGTGGCCAAAGTTCGCATGCATGAAGCCGGCAGTGAGCAGCTGCCAGGGCAGGAAGCCCGCGCCCGGCATTACCTCGCCGGCACCGATCGGCCACAGCAGCATGCGCGCGGTGACCGCGTCGGGCAGCACCATCTGCAGCAGGAATACCACCACGTTGGCAATCAGCAAGGCCTGGGTGGCCGGCTGCAATCGGGGAAACATCAGGGAAACCTCATGCGTGGGGAAGCGCGCTGCATGATACGTGCGGGCGACTGAGTGGCTGTACAAGAGCGGGCTTACGCTCCTGATAGGAGCGGGCCCGCGGCCGCGAGTGCCTGGCCGGCAAGACCCCATCGCGGCCATGGGCCGCTCCTAAGACGACGCCAGAAGTGGCGATGAGATCAACCGCACGGCGGGCGCCGCAGCACCAGCTCAGCCCGGTCCCCAGATCTGCTCGTCGACCGATGCCGCCGCCTTCTGCCCGATCACCTTGCCCTTCACCACCTTCACCCCTTCGGCGCGCAGTCGCTGGCTCTGTTCGCGATAGCCCTTTGAGCCTTCCGGAAAGGCGATCTGGCCGCTGGACAGCAGGATGCGATACCACGGCAGATCGGGTGACCCGTACTTGCGCAGCACCTGCGCCACCAGCCGCGCCCTGCCCGGCAGGCCCGCGCGGCGTGCGATCTCGCCGTAACCGGCGACCTGCCCGGCCGGGACCGCGCGGATGGCCTTGAGGATGGCTTGGGCGCGGGATTCGGGGGTGGAGAGGTCGGTGGCCATGGGGTGGATTCTAGGCTGCGTTTGTTTTGCTGTTGCCACGGGGTCTTCGGTCGTTTGTGTATCGCCAGAGCTAAAGCACAGGCAAAGGCTTTCGTGCGGCTTCGCCACCCGAGCTACTTTTGTCTCGGCAAAAGGTAGCCAAAACCGCCAGCGCCTCTTTGGCCGATTCCGTCTGCGGTGCTCGGCTCGCTTTACGGCTCGGGAGAATCAAGCGCGAACGGCCAGAGCGAAGTCCAGATCCAAAGCGACAGCGACAGCGACAGCGACAGCGACAGCGACAGCGACAGCGACAGCGACAGCGACAGCGACAGCGACAGCGACAGCGACAGCGACAGCGACGAGCATCGCGCGGAAACCTTTCAGATCGTCGTTCCCGCGAAAGCGGGAACCCAGGGACGTTGCTTGCTCATAGGAAGAGCCGACCTTTACCGCCACGGCTTGTACCAGATGAATCAAAGTCCCTGGATTCCCGCTTTCGCGGGAATGACGACTTAAGGATGACTGCAAGAGGTTTGGCTACAGGCGTACCAGGCTACGCAGCGCAGCGCGGCTCTTTTCTTCGGATCAGATGTGCGCTTATCCGATGAGTGTTGCTGTTGCGCTTTTTTTATCGCGCTTGTCGTTTTCGCTCTTTTTCTGCTTTTTTATTTGCTGTTGCTGTTGCTGTTGCTGTTGCTCAGATTTTGATCTTCAGCGCCTTCAAAGCGAGCCGAGCACCGCAGGCGGAAATGGCCGAAGAGGCGCGGATGTCTGAGCGCAGCGAGTTCCGCGCCGTGCCGTTTCCGGCGAGGAGCACAGGGCACCGATGCACAGCATCGGCGAGCGTCCGGCGCCAGCGGTTTTGGCTACTTTTTCCAAGACAAAAGTAGCTCGTGTGGCGAAGCCGCGCGAAAGCCTTTGCTTGTGACTTGTGACTTGTGACTTGCGTCCATCATCAAAACAGGCACATACACCCCCCAAAAACAAAAACGGGAAGCACCCAGTGCTTCCCGCTTCAGCTACACAATGAAAACAGGCCTTAGGCCCATCCCACCATCTGCAATCCCTTCAACATCCCCCACGCAATCGCACCCGCGGCAGGAATGGTCAGAATCCACGCCCACACGATGCGTTCGATCACGCTGAATTTCAGCGCCTTGGGGTTCTTCGCATAGCCCACGCCCATGATCGCAGTGGAGATGCTGTGGGTGGTCGAGACCGGCATGCCGAAGTGCGCGGCCGTGGTCAGGATCGTGGCCGAACTGACTTCCGCAGCGAAGCCGTGGATCGGGTGCAGCTTGACCATCTTGTGGCCCAGGGTCTTGATGATCTTCATCCCGCCCGATGCCGTACCGGCCGCCATCACCACCGCACAGGTCAGCACGATCCACAGGGCCACGTCGGCCTCGGTCGCCGCCGGGTTCGGGTGCAGGAAGGCCAGCCACGGCGGCAGGTCGTTCAGCGCGCCGGCGTGCTGGGCGCCCATCAGGGTCAGGGCGATGATGCCCATGGTCTTCTGCGCATCGTTGTGCCCGTGCGCGTAGCCCATGTAGGCGGCCGAGGCGATCTGCGCCTTGCCGAAGAACGCGTTGACCCAGCGCGGGCGCGCCAGCCGGTGCAGGATGCCGCCGGCGCGGGACATGCCGGCAATGATGGCCCACAACAGCAGCATCACCGCCACGCCCAGCACGAAACCGGCGATTGGCGAGGTGATCATCGGCACGACGACCTTCCACAGCAGGCCCTTGTTCTTGGCCCAGTTGCCCACGCTTTCCGACCAGATCAGCGCAGCCCAGTCGTTGTGGGCCGCCGCCAGTGCCGCGCCGCACAGGCCACCGATCAAGGCATGGCTGGACGAGGACGGCAGGCCCTTCCACCAGGTGATCAGGTTCCAGACGATCCCGCCCAGCAGCGCGCACAGGATCACCTGCGAGCTGGCGGCAACCACGTCGGTGTTGATGATGCCGGTGGCGATGGTCGCCGCCACGGCGGTGCCGGTGAGCGCGCCGATCAGGTTGGTCACCGCCGCCAGCGCCACGGCCCAGCCCGGCGCCAGCACCTTGGTGGCCACCACCGTGGCGATGGAATTGGCGGTGTCGTGGAAGCCGTTGATGAACTCGAACACGAGCGCGGCCAGGATCACCACAATCACTAGTGTCAGCATTGCACGCGCCCCCTTGAGTCAAGGGGGCTGTTTCGACGCGTAGCGTCGAAACGGGGGATATGGGAAGCGAGCCTGAGAGCAGCGGCAACACCGCTGCTCTTGGTCCCGAAGCCGGACAACATGCAGGTCAGCAGCATGGGAATCAGGAGTTCTTCAGGACGATCTGGTAGACCACCGCGCCGGCTTCCTGGCAACGGTCGATCGCTTTCTCCAGGATCTCGAAGAACTCCTTCAGCAGGAACATCTGCAGGCTGTCCAGGCGGCCGGAGTAGATGTCGCGGTACAGCTCCAGCATCAGCCGGTCGGCTTCGTTCTCCAGCGCGCGCAGCTTTTCGTACAGCGCGGTGACGTTGTCCAGGTTCATCTTGGGCAGCGCGGTGACCATTTCC
Proteins encoded in this window:
- a CDS encoding rhomboid family intramembrane serine protease, whose product is MFPRLQPATQALLIANVVVFLLQMVLPDAVTARMLLWPIGAGEVMPGAGFLPWQLLTAGFMHANFGHIFFNMLALWMFGSPLEAVWGSRRFATYYLVSLVGANVLQVIVGTFLLSQGQFPNPVLGASGAVFALLLGYGMLFPNQRMIVFPIPMEIKARTLVIIYGVAELFFAYTGRQPGVAHFVHLGGMLFGWLLIRYWRGQPPFKRGNNGRGGRGGNGSKRSTATFRVVK
- a CDS encoding MGMT family protein, which encodes MATDLSTPESRAQAILKAIRAVPAGQVAGYGEIARRAGLPGRARLVAQVLRKYGSPDLPWYRILLSSGQIAFPEGSKGYREQSQRLRAEGVKVVKGKVIGQKAAASVDEQIWGPG
- a CDS encoding M13 family metallopeptidase produces the protein MTQLRHARTPTLLALALLVALGSGDALAATKKKKAPAKKAPAVSAECTNFYNAANADWLKANPLPAGVGAISALGAMRDYNLQQQKVLLDGAMQSPQGNVQKLLGDFWASGLDEAAVEADGARPIAPLLGRIDGIKKAKDIPAAIAALHQVGIPVAFNFSPDVDLQALDRHIGYFMQGGLGLPDPAYYTRTDAETRELLGRYRAYVKQILALTGTPANQLDAQSALVIDLETRLASASRPLEQLANPFSNYKPLAIKDLKKQYRNLQLDEFLTAQGVKDDTVSLADPALFAQVDSLVKSLSPDEWKAYLRWRVGDAMAPYLAKSWREASYNFRGRVLEGKQDPDPRWVEVLAAINTAAGPMLGREYTARYLSKDTRDQAETIATGVRDALGRALERNAWMSNDAKAEAKAKLAKLDIEIGAPKRDLDYTVQPMGRGSFGGNMLIASTWRHREEMKRIGKGNAERRWNVLPQQPALAYDLAQNRLIVTAAVLQPPVFDAKRDLSALYGSFGALVGHELTRGFDAKGRMIDAAGQLHDWWTPADASAWNALGARVTSQYNGYTYPGLTATNVNGALTRDENLADLSGVELAWDAYINAQVAPNTGAKQTFFRSWSQLWAQQVAPQEATVRQATDSHAPGPIRSNAPLQEQPAFGSSFECKAGSPMVRPEADQIGIWR
- a CDS encoding inorganic phosphate transporter, coding for MLTLVIVVILAALVFEFINGFHDTANSIATVVATKVLAPGWAVALAAVTNLIGALTGTAVAATIATGIINTDVVAASSQVILCALLGGIVWNLITWWKGLPSSSSHALIGGLCGAALAAAHNDWAALIWSESVGNWAKNKGLLWKVVVPMITSPIAGFVLGVAVMLLLWAIIAGMSRAGGILHRLARPRWVNAFFGKAQIASAAYMGYAHGHNDAQKTMGIIALTLMGAQHAGALNDLPPWLAFLHPNPAATEADVALWIVLTCAVVMAAGTASGGMKIIKTLGHKMVKLHPIHGFAAEVSSATILTTAAHFGMPVSTTHSISTAIMGVGYAKNPKALKFSVIERIVWAWILTIPAAGAIAWGMLKGLQMVGWA
- a CDS encoding M13-type metalloendopeptidase codes for the protein MLLSLSIATALAACKKPEDTAAAPAADTAAPKALTVDQSKLPPFSAFQPSDLDKTANVCTDLNAYANDSWLKANPVPGDRTSWGTFEVLSERSEAIQHQLAEQSAADTAATGVEKIVGDFWATGMDEAKIDQQGIAPIKDELAAIDGLTDQAKITDYLRTSAAKGQNELFGFGASPDFKNSEINIAYAMQGGLGLPDPEYYTSADNKAKLDAYQAHIAKTLELAGISADAAATQAKQVIDFETRLAKVSKTSTELSRHVELSYNPVSLADADKLTPNWSWTEFFKSQGVAAPQMFSLAIPAFHEEISKMLADTAPDAWQAYLRFHAIDSASPFLSQPFVDENFAFWNKTLRGQKEIRPRWKRVLGTLNRQAGETLGQLYVKTAFPPESKAQMETLVGNLRTALKARIEKLDWMSAETKQKAIAKWETFTPKIGYPDKWRDWAGLSTSRDSYLGNVLAAQEFNYKFDLSKIGKPVDKTEWGMTPQTINAYYNPQQNEIVFPAAILQPPFFDPKADAALNYGGIGAVIGHEMTHGYDDQGAQFGPKGNFENWWTDADKHGFESRTGKLVAQFDGYTTADGGKVKGDLTLGENIADLGGLNTALDALHVANGDTPDPKTDGLTQDQRFFLNWATVWRRNFTPEEMAVRLKTDPHAPANFRAIGAPSNMPAFAQAFQCKPGDAMVREGEKQVVIW